The Paenibacillus spongiae nucleotide sequence GAACAACTTTGCCAATATGGAGATGTACGAACCGGCCGAGGATGCGCTTGTCCGTTACTTGGAAGAGGATGCCGAAGGACAGTTCCTGGATGAAGCGGAAGAGATGATGGAGCTGCTTCACTTCGAACTGGAGCGTCCGACCAAGCTTGCCTTCATTAAGGCGCGCGAAGGGTTCTATGAGCATGACCAGGCACGCGCGATGCTGGAAGAGGGCAAGTTCGTCGAAGCGGTGCGCCTGCTTGAGAGCATCGTGGAGAAGAATACCGAATTTCTCGCCGCGCGCAATAATTTGGCGCTGGCGTACTATTACATGGGCATGTTCGAGAAGGCGATGCATACCATCGGCGAAGTGCTTGAGATCGAGCCGGGCAATCTTCATGCGCTGTGCAATCTGGCCATCTTTCATCAGCATGCCGGCAACGAGGAAGAGCTGCGTCCGCTTATTTCGCAATTGTGCAAGACGGTGCCCTTTCACCAGGAGCATGTGTTCAAGCTGGCTACAACGATGGGCATACTAGGCGAGCACGGCGAAGCGTACCGGCATTTCGTGCGTCTGATGAAGGAAGGCTCGCTTCGCAGCGATCCTTGCCTATACCACTATACCGCCGTTGCCGCATGCAATACGGGAAGACTGGCTGAAGCCGAGCGGCTGTGGATGCAGGTCGCCAAGATGGATCCGCAATCGAACGTGCCAGGCTACTATCTGGAGCAGCTGGGACGCGTACGGGAAGGCGGAGAGCCCGCGCCGACAAGCTACCATTATCATTTGCCCTTCGAAGAGCAGTTCAAGCTGTGGGAGAAGTCGAGCGATACGCTGCCAGACCATCTGAAGCGCGATCCGCTGGTTCGTTCCTCCTTCTTCTGGGCACTGCGCCACGGCGACCGCAATACCAAGCTGCAGGTGATCCAAGCGCTCGGAATGATTGCCGATAACGAAGTGAAGGATGCGCTCCGCGACTTTATTGTAGAGCCGCAGGAGGATGACTACCTGAAGCGGATTGCGATCTTCGTGCTCCGCACCATTGGCGTGCATGAATCGCTTAAGGCCGTGCTCGAAGGGGAAGAAACCGTCATTGAGCATAGCCGTATGCCATCTCGGCTTCCGATATGGGAAGATAAGTGGCAGGCCGTTCTCGAAGCTGCGCTCATCCGTATGAACAAGCATTATGACTTGGTTCAGCAGCATGATCTCCTCACGTTGTGGATCGAGTTTTTATCACGGGTCTATCCGGAAGTGCCGAAATTGGGTAAGGTAGAAGGATGGGCTGCTGCCCTGGAATATTTAACCGCGAAGATGCACCGCCGGGCAATCTCTTATCATGAGGTGTCCGAGCGTTACGGAACATCGATCGCCACCGTGAGCAAATGCGCGAAACGAATTGATGAAGTTTGCGGCATTAAGGAAAAGATGAAGATGATCTTCCCTTCGCTAACGGAGCAGATTCGGGACTAATCTTAGACGAAGAGCTCTAACGCAGGTCTGCATGGTTCATTCGGCTGGAGCCGAAACTAAGGGTAGGCATACTGTGGAGCAAGGTGTCGAATGTGAAGGAGGCAACTATATGTACAAATCCATTATTATCGGGACCGGCCCTGCCGGTTTGACTGCAGCCATCTATCTGGCGCGCGCCAACATGAATCCATTGGTCATTGAAGGACCGGAGCCGGGCGGACAGCTGACGACGACGACGGAGGTCGAGAATTTCCCGGGCTTCCCCGAGGGCATCATGGGACCGGATCTCATGGCGAATATGCGTAAGCAGGCCGAGCGCTTCGGTGCGGAATTCCGCACCGGCTGGGTGAACGCGGTCGATATGTCCAAGCGCCCTTTCACGCTTCAGGTTGAAGGACAAGGCGAGCTTCAGGCGGAATCCCTCATTATCTCGACGGGCGCTTCGGCGAAGTACCTTGGCATCCCGAACGAGCGTGAGAATGTAGGCCGCGGCGTCAGCACATGTGCGACCTGCGACGGGTTCTTCTTCCGCGGCAAGAAAATTATCGTAGTCGGCGGCGGCGACTCCGCGATGGAGGAGGCGAACTTCCTGACGCGCTTCGCATCCGAGGTTGTGCTCGTTCATCGCCGCGAAGAAATGCGCGCCTCCAAGATCATGCAGGACCGCGCACGCGAGAACAGCAAGATCAGTTGGGCGCTTAACCGTACGCCAGTTGAAGTAATAGCCGGCGATATGGGCGTCACGGGTATGAAGGTCCGTAATAATGAGACGGGTGAAGAGGAAGTCATCGAGACGAACGGCATCTTCGTTGCGATCGGTCATACGCCGAACACCAAGTTCCTCAGCGGACAGCTGGAAACGGATGAGACCGGCTATCTGGTTGTGAAGCCGGGAACCTGCGAGACGAATGTGCCGGGCGTATTCGCCTGCGGCGACGTTCAAGACCATAAATACCGTCAAGCCATTACGGCAGCAGGCAGCGG carries:
- a CDS encoding tetratricopeptide repeat protein; the encoded protein is MKEKKRAAASKKTKVIPIQWDATFFFERAVRSLDRYHYDKALKYFRRAVEYEPDNPVNHCNMAGILSEMGDYEESNRILRMIIDELDPAMTECHFYMANNFANMEMYEPAEDALVRYLEEDAEGQFLDEAEEMMELLHFELERPTKLAFIKAREGFYEHDQARAMLEEGKFVEAVRLLESIVEKNTEFLAARNNLALAYYYMGMFEKAMHTIGEVLEIEPGNLHALCNLAIFHQHAGNEEELRPLISQLCKTVPFHQEHVFKLATTMGILGEHGEAYRHFVRLMKEGSLRSDPCLYHYTAVAACNTGRLAEAERLWMQVAKMDPQSNVPGYYLEQLGRVREGGEPAPTSYHYHLPFEEQFKLWEKSSDTLPDHLKRDPLVRSSFFWALRHGDRNTKLQVIQALGMIADNEVKDALRDFIVEPQEDDYLKRIAIFVLRTIGVHESLKAVLEGEETVIEHSRMPSRLPIWEDKWQAVLEAALIRMNKHYDLVQQHDLLTLWIEFLSRVYPEVPKLGKVEGWAAALEYLTAKMHRRAISYHEVSERYGTSIATVSKCAKRIDEVCGIKEKMKMIFPSLTEQIRD
- the trxB gene encoding thioredoxin-disulfide reductase, with product MYKSIIIGTGPAGLTAAIYLARANMNPLVIEGPEPGGQLTTTTEVENFPGFPEGIMGPDLMANMRKQAERFGAEFRTGWVNAVDMSKRPFTLQVEGQGELQAESLIISTGASAKYLGIPNERENVGRGVSTCATCDGFFFRGKKIIVVGGGDSAMEEANFLTRFASEVVLVHRREEMRASKIMQDRARENSKISWALNRTPVEVIAGDMGVTGMKVRNNETGEEEVIETNGIFVAIGHTPNTKFLSGQLETDETGYLVVKPGTCETNVPGVFACGDVQDHKYRQAITAAGSGCMAALDCEKFLEGQPAHDWSQSL